The window TTAAGCACCAGTAACATGCATCTTTTTGATGCAAATGGTGTAATTAAGAAGTATGACACCCCTGAACAAAGTAAGCATGGCAATGACTTTTACGATTTAATACCGTTGATTGTAATCTTTGTCGGTTTATTGACTGTTCTTTTTGCTTTTTGATTACAGTTCTTGAGGATTTCTTTCACCTTCGTCTTGATTTTTATGAGAAGAGGAAGGTAAGTTGGATAACTATGTACTTCAGTTTTTGTAAGAAATGTCTAAATGGGTGACTTGGCCCTTCGGATGATTCAAAACAGATTGGGTTGGACtaattaaggaaaaaaaaataatgattatgtGATAGTTTTGACAGTGTGTTTTGTTTCTTGAGTCTACTCCTATTGAATAATGGTTTTGCCTTACAGACAGCTCTGCTTCGGGAGCTTGGAAAAGCTTCATTGCAACTGGAAAACAAAGTGAGGTTTATTCGTGAGGTTGTAGATGGAACACTTGTTGTAAGCAACAGAAAGAAAGTGGATCTGTGTGCTGAACTGAAGAACAAAGGTTATACACCATTACCGAAAGAGGCTGTTCTAGAAGCATCCGTTGCTGGAGCGGTTGATCATATTGAAGgaaatgaagaaaatgaagaggaTGCTGATGAGGTGGTTGTAGAAGAAGAAAAGCCTCAAGTGACTGCCAGCAAAACGATTCCTGGAACAGAATATGATTATCTGTTGTCCATGGCAATTGGAACATTGACATATGAGAAAATGAAACAGCTATGGGAAGAAAGAGATACAAAGAAGGCAGAGTTTGATGAACTTACGAAGACTCCTTCGAAGTCTTTATGGCTGCGAGATCTTGATGCCCTTAACAACCAACTTGATGTATGTTGAATTTGCATGAACAAAATCTTCTACAAATCTCGCCTCTTCAAGTTTTAATATTCTTCTCTGCTTGTTTAATCAGGAACAAGATAAAAGAGATGCTAAAGATGAAGCAGAGAGAAGGAAACAACAAGAAAAGGCACGTGCTAAGGGACCTGGAGGTGGTAGGAATGCTAGGAAACCCGCCCGAAAGCCTGCTGCCAAGAAAGCCACCATCACAGAAGTTGCTGAATCAATGGGAACATCGGCTTCTACTGTCATGGAAACAGGTATTTTTTGAGAACATGTGTGATGTATGCACTAAAGTTGGCTTCATCACTTTCAAAGCATTTTATGCCCTTTTAATGCACTAAACATTGATTACTTTCAACACATCCGTTCTGGGTTTTGatgattatattttataatggcTTCAGATAATGTTCCCGCTGCAAAGAAAGGAAGAGCCCGAGCAGCAGTTCCAAAGAAAGCTCCTGCTAAAAGCCAGGTAGGGaaacattattttcattaatacaCTATCGTTGCAATTGCCAACAACTTACAATTGATAACTTATATAATCTATAGGCAAAAGCTACTTTGGtggatgaagatgatgaggatgagatTCCATCATTGGCAGATCGCATGGCCAAACAGAATATGCGATCTGAGCAGGATGATGAAATTGTTGAGCTGGAAGATCGATTAGCAAGGCATAATATTGAGTCATCTCCTGAACAAGCAGAAGGTAAACCCTTTATATTTTCCTGATTTATGTATAACCAGGAATGTATGTCGGGACTTGGGATTAACATTATTGATCCGAAAATGACAGAAGCTCCAAAAAAGAAAGCACCTGCAAAAagagctgctgctgctgcaaAAAAGAAGGCCACCATCGCTGAGatatctgatgatgaagatgatgctGTACTTGAAATGAGTGATGATTCCGACTTTGAAGTTGTAGCCCCACCACCGGAGGAGAAAAAGAAGGGTGGTCGAAAACCAGCAGCAGCCAAGCAACCAGCTGGGGCAACCAAGAAAAGAGGACCAGCTGCTAAAGCAGCAGGAGCCGGGCAGAGGTTGATTACTGAAGTTTTGAAACCGGTTGCAGAAGCATCACCTGAAAAGAAGGTGAGGAAGATGAGGCCATCCCCATTCAACAAAAAAAGTGGGTCAATGTTAGGAAGAATGAATAACAAGAATGGTCAGGAAGACGAAGAAGAGATGGATGCTGCAGGATCAAGTGCTGAAGCTGCAGTAGCAAAAGCAAGACCACAAAGAGCAAACAAAAAGAAGATGACATATGTTGTGAGTGATTCCGATGAAGACTTAGTAGACGAAGCAACTGAGGATTCTGATTTTGATGACGATGAGTAAGTGTCATTTTGTGGTCTGGTTGTTCTAACTTTGAATTAGAAATGGTGGGAAAAGTTAGCTTGTTTTCCTGAACTTTAggaatgtgttgttaatgttGTGCTGTGTTGCCATTGGCTCTTAATGAAAATAACATTGCCTAGCAGGTAATTTTTTAGATCCATCCATCTTATATATCTCATTGAAAGTTTCTTCATACTAAGCTATTGAATAtctttttaatatcaaaattgATATGGACATTGAAAGTTAACAAATTAGAAAATGTTTCAACTTTTGTGAAAGTATTTGGCACTTAATTTTGCaaaaacatattaatatttgtatttattaaccaGAAAAAGTGgatatataacaaattatattattttattaagtgttttaGACTCGTGTTTACCTTTTCGTTTGAATCTTTAACAAAAGTCTTCACATTTATTTTCTAGTTTGTGCCAACTGCCAAGTGTGAAATGTCTACTTTTAAAATagcattttaattttatcatttcattcttgattttttttttttttacaaaactgATTGCTAGGTGTATttataagaaataaaatatgTCTTTTTAATACTCGTATTCATTTAGATTAGATGATCATGTAGaagttttttgaatttttttaacaattcatttaattaaatgttGTAGAGATATCTTTAATTCAATTTGATCAAACTTCTGATGAATCTGTTCATGAAATTCATGAATCAaacttctaattttttttaacacgtGATTCATTTCAAATCTTCCCCATATCACGTTTATGTTGAAATTGAGTATTGTATTTCAAATCTTAAAGTTTATGAGGCATTAGGCCAATTCTATAGGTCTAACCTAGTTTGGAGTTGCTTTTTTCTCTTCTTATCTATTTGTTTCTTACTCCAAAACCTATGGTGCAAATAACTTCCCATTTCTTAGATATTTTTGCTTTCATACATGGCCCATGAGAGAGTCATTGTTCTATCTTTCTCTCTTCAAAAAAAGCCAACTCAAACACttgaaaatatcaaaaaccAAAGAAAAAGCCATCACTTGACCGAAAAGTTCAAAACTTTGACACAACCCAAATGGCTTCATTCTCAATAAGTCCCTCATTATACACATTAAGATCAAAGATCATAACTAAAGATTTTGTTAACCCCCAAATTAGACCCAACTTTGTGGCTTGCCGAGCCCGGTTttcgtttgatgaagaaaaggaaggcAAGGAAAAGAAACAAAGTTTGATGGATGTGTTTCTGGTTGTAGAGAAGCTTGGCAGAGGATTAAAAGAAAGTATGAGCCCCAAAAGAAAAGGGGACTGGAAAGATTTGGTGCTCATGAGTCTATCATTtgctatttatgtttatatatctcAAAAAATTGTATGTGCTTATTGTGCATGGATGTCTGTTTTTAAGAAACATTGGTAGATATTGTTAGCAATAACAGCCATCAATTAATGCATAAGATAGTTGATTTGGAATATGTGTTCAGAATTACTCCGTATTACTTAGACATACCAATTGTGGTAATTACAGTATATATCATTATGAATCTTTCCATGGAAATGTAAGATACATACAATCTATAAGTTAAAGTCCTAAATATTTTTGCTCACAATTGCTTTTTCCTATCCCTATGAACTTGACAGAGGTCGTTTTTGTTTCAATTCATCGCCTCATGAAACATTGCAGAGATGGCTTTTGAGACGACGATTCATCATAGGTCGGACAGTCAGGATCACCACGCTTTCATAGTTTTACTCACTGATCCACAAATATGCTGTCTTCTCCACCTATTGGTTCTTTATTTGATAAGTTACCCTGTATCAGAAATGAATCAATTGAAATAGTATTGGAAATAAATATGCAATTTTACATGTATCATCAGACAATCACAATTATACTTAAAATCCCTTCTGAACTCAAGAATTACATCCATATCAACtgctaatttacactttaaggTGGATTTGTTTTCCCAGTTCGAACGCAAATCTTGCTCCTTATACTTCATATAGGACTAGACTATAACCACATTCAGTAAAACAAAgctaatattataaaaatgtctATAATCAgaagtttatataaataaagacaaGGAATGTATTACGTTACAACAATATCCTGAAGAACCAGGATTGATCTACAAGTTCTAAACTTTTGCACTCGATTAATACACAGAGTTATTCCTCTCAAATTGTTTGCATCTATCAACCTAAATATCAATCCTTAAGATCATTCAGTTTTAACCCTTTCACGTGTGAAAATACGCTGGAATAGTGAGAACAGCCATTGCCAAACTAAAACAAACCAGCTAGTAGCACTCTTGGTGCTTTTAGGTTCGGGTCTTGGTCCAAACAATCCTTTGTAAAGCTCTTTCTGTTTCTGATAAACGACCTTGTCGTGTTCAGCAAGCACACGCAGTTCTTTTGATATTGCTTTGTCTTCTGGGGCAAACTTACGAGCTTTCAAGAAGTCTTCCCGGGCAGCGTCCGTCTGCCCAAGTTCAGACTTAGCTTTCCCTCTTCTGAATAGTGCTTTCACGTTGTTTTGATCCTCTGCTAGCACCTAGCAAAGAAAATTAAGTATTAGGTTGGTCAGTaacttgtatgctgttgaaaaAATGGGTTGGTTCGGCATGTTGGATATCGGGTCAAAAGATGTGGGCTTTAAGCGTGGGTATGATTACAAAGATGACCTAACAATTTTCAGTTATTTGATTTTGGAGGGCTTTTATGAGATTGAATGCTCTTTGGATTACTTTGAACATGTTTGACCAGTTTCCTTTAAGTTAACTCtttagtttaaatatatataaaaaccaatccattcataagtaaattcAATGATATTGCCACCTCTAAggttaaattgaaaaaaatgtaTGAGCTCATTTGGCTTTAACTTTAAAACATAAATGTTTTCTTATAAGGTATAGGTGGCCACTTTGACCCATTTATAGCTCTGATGCACGGAAACGGCAAGAAGGTCCTGTCCCACGTACCAGAAACTTCCTGGGGACGGAAACGTGTACGGGGACGGCTGGAAACGTTTCCTGGACGTTTCTTGACCGTTTCCTTAAGTCAACGAACGTTTCTTGAACCGTTTCTATTTTTGGGGACGTTTTTTAAAGGTTTCCAGAAGTCCAAGGGCGTTTCTTGCAAGTTTTCAAGGCGTATTGTGTAAGCTTCTCGCCGGAATCGTTGACTGTAAACTGTAGTTCGAAGCTTTGCTAGAAGAGACAGCGGGAAAGTTGCACCGGGGGTGGTGGTCTctgctggtggtggttgatagATCTGTTGAGAAAGAAAGGGGGAAAAAAGTATTTTATACCCCTATATGTACTATGTGCcagctttttatttttatttttggaatgaCAAATATGAGCTGTCATGAACTCATGACTAATTATATCTatctaattatttaatatatagatattatctatatctatctaattacttaattatttaataccaattatatttaacttgttttacgagtatttattaattaaagcataaacttaaaatagttatttaaacttatatatgtttgttaataTCAACTGATCttgtatttaattttctaattttgaagtattatgtttatattttcaaacaattatgttagtttcaagtttttaatatatttttaattttttattatagataattttataaattattatttttatatataaaaccccAATAGAAAGTATGgtgtatatttaattttcaatttcataactatactttatattttttcattgcCGTACCCATGCCGTACCcgtttcttgattttttgagttttgcCGTTTCTCGTTCCCGTATCGTACCCGTTTCCCGTACCAGTTCCCGTGCAACATAGATTTATAGTAGACAGGTTGACTAGGATCATAcaacatctttaatgaaattttaGGTTTGAGCAATAAGAAAGAGCCACAGCCAACAGGTGAAACATGTCAGAGGTCTTACAAAGTGTATTCAAGGGTTTATAAGACTTGTTAAAAGGTATTGTGGATTGGTAGAACAACCCCAACCTGATACTACCTGTAATTTACTAAAACATTGTCCGTTTTGACTAGTTATCCAATAATCTATCTTGCAACCTCTATAGCTTGAGTCTTAGAGAACATATTAAGCCTAGTAAGTAATCAAACTATAACTTCTGTAAAATTTAAGTGGATCAATATTGCATTAGACATATACACCCAAGTTCGGGTGGGGGGTTTCAGGACCAAGAAAGGATTACATGACCACATATGTGCCCCAAAAGAAAAGTTCtatgaatgttcaaaaaaaattattgtggCGTGTTCACAAAAAGTTTGCTATGGTAGTCATACCCAAGTTAGTAAAGCCAAATACATCTACCATACTTTCCAGCAACAAAAAGAGTGATTCCATGTATCAAAGATTTTGTTTTAGAATTTAGAAGTCGTAAACGCCTAAACTCTAATGTTAATAACAAGAAAACAGATAATGCAATAACATGAGAGGTGACAGATCAGACGGGTCAGGTAACAACTCAAAATAGGTACGGAGTCAAACAGACACCCTTTAGTACGAGCCAAAAGgagttgggttgggttgggttgggttgagtTGACACACCAACACTTTTTGCCCCTTTTGTTCTTACTATACTAAACACAGAATTAATGTACTATACACTATTATCAAGCAGAAGCTACCCATTTTCAGGCAAGAAGGTTAAATTAGCaacttcatataaaataatcAACAAATGGGATACGTACAATGGTGCATTGAGCTATAGCTTCATCATAGCGCTTGAGTTTTATCAAACATGCTGCCATGTTAAGGTGACATGGGTTTTTGACTGCCAAAGCCATGTCTTGATACTTGCCAAACAACTGAAACATGAAATCATCACCCATGTACGCAATGGCCTAAAATATTCAAGAAACAaccaatataattatattagaaaCGTATTCacgaaaaattaaataataatacagaGCTGGAGTAGAATTTTTAGAGGACACGAGTTTAACCATTTCATATTGTTGCATTGCCTCTTCtagtttttcttctttaaacaaattatttcCATCCATCCTTCTCCTATCCGCTGCGCTGATTCTCTCTTCTACTGTCATGTCACTACGAGCTTTCCCCTATACAAACATATGTATTTATTAGGAGAAAGGCAAATTGACTTATGGGTCAGGTCAAGTTGGTTTGCAAACAATGTTTGTCTATTTCTGGTTTTCATAAACTAATGCGCCagataaaatgaataaaactaTTTCTTTAGAATATTCTGGCCTTTTAAATTAAACGATTTAGGAGGTTGATCTAAAGTAACTTTTGACCAGTTGACAAGTTCTGTTATCaaacttttatgtgttttttttttattttattcacttCAACTGTTAGGGGGAAAACATATCCACAtcaaatttttgaataaaatgactTAGAAGGTATTATTAAAATCACATTTAAGATATACTGTAATTGTATAGAAAATTAAACTGTCAGATAATTAACTGGATCCTTACTTCTTTCGTTTCATCAAAACCAACTAGTTCAACTTCATAAATGATATCTGCTTTAGGCGGCACATTTGGAAAAGAGAAACTTCCTTCTTCACCATAGCCTAATTCCCAACCAACATGTAAGAGAGCACGCTCGCCTGATTTCATGGAGGAGAGCCCAATTGCCAATCCTGCCATCTCTTTTTTCTCTGGTATAGAAGAATGGAAGTCAAGGTGTTTTCATCATATCACAACTAAGTGGTTTCAAGTTCGAACCTCCCTAGATAAATactttggggggggggggggggggtcagtGCCAGTGGTCTGCCGTCTGTAAATTAGAGTCAAAGTCTCACCATCCCCTAGTAACCTAAATAGAAAAGCCTCCACCGTGTACCCGTTTATTAGTATTTTATCATCATACAGATTTTCACCACAAAGCCACACTGCTTTGATAGGTTGCAAAAACTAGCATTCTGGACAGATTCTGGAAATGtaaacatcaaaacaatatatgtaCTTCATATGATATCTTGGGCAAAATCGTTTTTTTGCACAAAAGAGGGTGctctttttctattttctaagaAAAATGAGTCTTTTGTAATGAAAACCAAGTAAGCTGGTTTAAAAAGTCACCCACTTGTTATACAGCTATTAATACAGGTAAAAATATAAGGAGGTTGACTTAATCAGGTTAACATAATATTCAAGAGGTGGTCAACATAgcttgggtaacaggtcaacaTCATATTCACGTAAATGGGTGGTCTGGgaggttgggtaacaggtcaacaTAGGTCAGGCTGGTCCAAAACACTTTCCTCCAAAGTTCGAGTTTTGCATAAATATTTAATGTGATTACAGCCAGTTAGATCTATTTCCATCAATGCTAAATTTATGTGCTTGACCTGTTAGTGGTAGAACATAGCCGAACATACCCATTCAGAAGTAGATGGGGTGCATTCGTCACCTTTGATTATAGTACATAGCCACATAGGTTAGGAGGTCGGACTTATTTAATCGATCTTACCTTTCCCTAAGACCACTTCAATTAGTTGTAGTTCCTGCCAAGTGTCTTCAAACTTGTGTTGGGTACTTTCAGTCCATGCTTTGTAGTGCACTGCATCAATAAACGTAGTTATGCAAATTTTATCATGAAGTGATTGACTAAGCCTTTGGACCTTAAAAATTGAAAGtgtccagaaaaaaaaaaaggttaaagagTTTGCAACGAGTTAATATACCATGTGACATAATAGTTGCAGTTTCACATATTCATTTAGAGAACTAATTTTCCATAAAGAACAACAATCTAAACTTCCTTTAGTTATAAGTAAAAACTTTGACCCATTTGTTTGTGAATGGGTTgttttgggttatgtttatttCTAAAAGATCAAATGGGTAAAGTTAAAAAGAATTCACTATAGAAGGAAACTGGTAGAATGGTTCAGACGTTGCCCAGAGTGTATTTTAAAAATGCAATAACCCTCTTCACTATTTAttccaaaaatcaaaattctGATTTAGCACAATACCAATACTAAATAATTTCATACTCATCTATGACACCCTAAATATTTATAGAATTTTTATACAAGAGTGTTTTGAGATAATCTATCCTGTTTTGTCCCATTACCCAAACCATAGATAATTGATTCACTGCAATTTTACAAACAATCTATCAACTTTTGTACTCAATCATATGGATTACCATTATACTACCTATTTCTTGCAAGTGCAGAGCTGGAAACGAAAAATTGTATCAGTAAAAAACCACATGAATGAGAATACATAGACTTACAAAAACAAGTTGAATATTTTGATGGCTTGTCACCATGACCTTCCTTAATGACCTGCTTGGTAACCTTTTCATGAAGGACTTCCACTTCAGTATCGACTTTTGGAGGCCCTTTATCATCTTGAGGAGGTCCGCCGTGCACAAATGAAGATGCTTCTGTCACAATTTCCTCTTCACCATCTCGACCTGCATAAAAGGTTACGCTTCAGTTTCTAACAAAAGAAAATCCAATACATGATAATTTCAACATCAAGTGACTGGGTAACATTACCATTAGACATGCCTCCATTTTCACCATCTTGACCTGCAAAGTATACAATATAAGCTTACATCAAACTTCAAAAAGATCACaactaaaaaaacatattaaatttaaGAAGGTTTAAGTTCTATCCAAAGAGAAGGAGACATCACATGTGATgacataatttataaattccATTAGACACATTTACTCTATGTCTGGGACTTTAAACTTAATGGGATGGTAAATGGTAAGTGATAATGAATTGGCttatttaaatctttttaactgAGAGTAAGAGTGAAAGAAGTATCGAGTTACCTTTTTTCCAAGAGAAAAGAAACTACTATCTCCATATATCTTCCATACTCAATAACAGACACATATACTTCTAAGATACCCATATTACCTTTTTGGGAACCATTTTACATAAAGAAGTAACTTCCATACTCTAAAGcacattttaaaattaattaacgtTTCTGTTAGACTTAAAAACTTCAAACTTTCTATGGATTTGTGTGATGGAACGAGATGCTTAAAATAAAGGAAACTAATGACATGTCTATACAGCACTCGCGTTGATTAGATAGAAGCCGGCAAGATTCCTACATAAAAGTGCTACTTATCCTGGTACATAGAAGCCACAAAACTAT is drawn from Erigeron canadensis isolate Cc75 chromosome 9, C_canadensis_v1, whole genome shotgun sequence and contains these coding sequences:
- the LOC122581347 gene encoding peptidyl-prolyl cis-trans isomerase FKBP42 gives rise to the protein MEEVKQPPIESGQDGENGGMSNGRDGEEEIVTEASSFVHGGPPQDDKGPPKVDTEVEVLHEKVTKQVIKEGHGDKPSKYSTCFLHYKAWTESTQHKFEDTWQELQLIEVVLGKEKKEMAGLAIGLSSMKSGERALLHVGWELGYGEEGSFSFPNVPPKADIIYEVELVGFDETKEGKARSDMTVEERISAADRRRMDGNNLFKEEKLEEAMQQYEMAIAYMGDDFMFQLFGKYQDMALAVKNPCHLNMAACLIKLKRYDEAIAQCTIVLAEDQNNVKALFRRGKAKSELGQTDAAREDFLKARKFAPEDKAISKELRVLAEHDKVVYQKQKELYKGLFGPRPEPKSTKSATSWFVLVWQWLFSLFQRIFTRERVKTE